Proteins from a genomic interval of Rhodococcoides fascians A25f:
- a CDS encoding 2-hydroxyacid dehydrogenase yields MKVVIADSNLLPHRRRFEDRVAPGVDLSWHDSFDIDAIAADIADATVYVGGKFPAALAEASPELRLVHVAGAGTDGVDFDALSTHTLVANTFHHERSIAEYVAATAVLLRRGFLEQDRQLREDRWSSPVYDRTLRQSSSLGSATVGFVGFGHIGARSWALLRAFGCTGIAVTGSGSVNAAENGLAWAASTDRLSDLMAEADVVVVSAPLNERTTGMIGAAELASLGPDGVLINVGRGPLVQQDALFEALSTGSLGSAAIDVWYDYPSPDGIGAPSPRPFHTLPNVLMTPHSSGITGETFQGRVDDITANIGRLAKSEPLTNVVAGDNFTAEVPIS; encoded by the coding sequence GTGAAGGTCGTCATCGCAGATTCCAACCTTCTGCCCCATCGCCGACGATTCGAGGATCGGGTCGCCCCCGGAGTCGACCTGTCTTGGCACGACAGTTTCGACATCGATGCGATCGCTGCCGACATCGCCGATGCAACCGTGTACGTCGGCGGGAAGTTCCCGGCCGCCCTGGCCGAGGCATCGCCGGAGCTGCGGTTGGTGCATGTCGCCGGAGCCGGCACCGACGGCGTGGACTTCGACGCCCTGAGTACGCACACCCTGGTGGCCAACACCTTTCACCACGAGCGTTCGATTGCCGAGTACGTTGCCGCAACGGCAGTATTGCTCCGACGCGGATTCCTCGAGCAGGACCGGCAACTGCGAGAAGACCGGTGGTCGTCTCCGGTCTACGACCGGACACTTCGGCAGTCCAGTTCGTTGGGTTCGGCTACCGTCGGATTCGTGGGCTTCGGTCACATCGGCGCTCGATCGTGGGCCTTGCTGCGGGCGTTCGGGTGCACTGGCATCGCCGTCACCGGCAGTGGATCTGTGAATGCGGCCGAGAACGGATTGGCCTGGGCTGCATCGACGGACCGCCTCTCCGATCTCATGGCCGAAGCAGACGTCGTCGTGGTGTCCGCGCCACTGAACGAGCGCACCACCGGCATGATCGGTGCCGCGGAACTCGCTTCCCTCGGACCCGACGGGGTACTGATCAACGTCGGACGTGGCCCACTGGTGCAACAGGACGCGTTGTTCGAGGCGCTGTCCACCGGATCGCTCGGCAGTGCCGCCATCGATGTCTGGTACGACTACCCGTCGCCCGATGGCATCGGTGCGCCCTCGCCGCGTCCGTTTCACACCCTGCCCAACGTCCTCATGACACCCCATTCCTCGGGCATCACCGGTGAAACCTTTCAGGGCAGGGTCGACGACATCACTGCCAACATCGGTCGACTCGCAAAGAGCGAACCCCTGACCAATGTGGTTGCGGGAGATAACTTCACCGCAGAGGTGCCGATCTCATGA
- the manD gene encoding D-mannonate dehydratase ManD, giving the protein MTDRIIAADVIVCSPARNYVTLKVTTADGVVGYGDATLNGRELAVASYLRDHVAPLLIGRDPARIEDTWQYLYRGVYWRRGPVTMAAIGAVDLALWDIKGKTLGQPVYQLLGGAVRDRILSYTHATGWDTSELIDSVDRRRAQGFRAVRAQSGVPGLDSVYGVHRGAQGYEPAGRGAFPVEEVWDTDAYLNHVPGVLTAVRDHVGSELKLLHDAHHRLTPQQAARLGKSLEDVDLYWLEDVTTAEDQSALRLVRHHTTTPLAIGEVFNTIWDCQQLISEKLIDFIRVAIAHAGGISHVRKIFSLAEVHQVRCGPHGPSDVSPITLAASVHLGMATPNFGIQEFMGYDPLVDEVFPHAWSFADGYLTPGDAPGLGVDMDESLAARYPYEPAYLPVARRLDGSMTDW; this is encoded by the coding sequence ATGACCGATCGGATCATCGCCGCGGACGTGATCGTCTGCAGCCCCGCTCGCAACTACGTCACCCTCAAAGTGACCACCGCTGACGGCGTCGTCGGTTACGGCGATGCGACTTTGAACGGCCGGGAACTTGCCGTGGCGTCGTACCTACGGGATCACGTCGCTCCCTTGCTCATCGGCCGAGATCCAGCGCGCATCGAGGACACCTGGCAGTACCTCTACCGCGGTGTCTACTGGCGTCGAGGCCCGGTGACGATGGCCGCGATCGGTGCAGTCGATCTCGCGCTGTGGGACATCAAGGGAAAGACGCTGGGCCAACCCGTGTACCAGCTACTCGGCGGAGCCGTCCGAGACCGCATTCTCTCGTACACCCATGCCACCGGCTGGGACACCTCGGAACTGATCGATTCGGTCGATCGGCGTCGGGCTCAGGGCTTTCGTGCGGTGCGCGCCCAGTCCGGGGTGCCGGGACTGGATTCCGTGTACGGCGTGCACCGGGGAGCGCAGGGCTACGAACCCGCAGGGCGCGGAGCATTTCCGGTGGAGGAGGTGTGGGATACCGACGCCTACCTCAATCACGTCCCCGGAGTGCTGACAGCTGTGCGCGACCACGTGGGATCCGAACTGAAGTTGTTGCACGACGCGCACCACCGACTGACACCGCAACAGGCTGCGCGACTGGGTAAGTCGCTCGAAGACGTCGACCTGTACTGGCTCGAGGACGTCACCACCGCTGAGGACCAGAGCGCCCTGCGGCTGGTGCGTCATCACACCACCACCCCGCTCGCCATCGGTGAAGTGTTCAACACCATCTGGGACTGCCAGCAGTTGATCTCCGAGAAGCTGATCGACTTCATCCGCGTCGCCATCGCGCATGCCGGCGGCATCAGCCATGTGCGCAAGATCTTTTCGCTCGCCGAGGTGCATCAGGTGCGCTGCGGGCCCCACGGACCGTCCGACGTCTCGCCGATCACCCTCGCCGCGAGCGTGCACCTCGGAATGGCGACCCCGAACTTCGGCATTCAAGAATTCATGGGCTACGACCCGCTGGTCGACGAAGTCTTCCCGCACGCATGGTCGTTCGCCGACGGCTACCTCACCCCGGGTGATGCGCCCGGTCTCGGCGTCGACATGGACGAGTCGTTGGCGGCGAGATACCCGTACGAGCCCGCATATCTACCGGTTGCGCGTCGCCTCGACGGCTCCATGACGGATTGGTGA
- a CDS encoding mannitol dehydrogenase family protein codes for MIEPRLSRSALAGSGLVPVRPHGTGIVHLGLGNFHRAHQAVYTAAALERDGGSWGILGVANRSRTVTDAMLAQDLLYGVVEISPSGARVGVPGAHTGVMVAAHDPAAVVAAIADQNVRIVTITVTELGYTFSSKTGALDLESTAVQQDLSRSEVPTTTIGQLARSLAVRARTHGAPITVASCDNLLGNGDRTAALVRQFLTRCGADDVIDWLATAVTFPNSMVDRIVPSSRSSYDAESTAGLGAVDTIAVPAEPFTMWVMEDKFAAGRPQWEAGGAVFAEDVEPYELMKVRLLNGTHSLIAYLGALDGCATIPDSIGRPFVEAAARAVLVDEYLPTVPVPDGVDIDDYIAQLFVRWSNSALGHKTAQVGSDGSAKLAQRIPTPVLYHLRNGVVPQYLSLTLAAYLCCMCPPDGFDPGRHARAMADPARARLAGLAASAASSEDFVRSVLERGDILPIELTQFPEFITRTAELVDTVVRHGPMAAVVEAASSSLRPVVTASRTTLD; via the coding sequence ATGATCGAACCGAGACTGTCCCGTTCGGCGCTCGCCGGTTCGGGACTCGTTCCCGTACGGCCGCACGGAACCGGAATCGTGCACCTGGGACTGGGCAACTTCCACCGCGCGCATCAAGCCGTGTACACGGCCGCGGCACTGGAGCGCGATGGTGGATCCTGGGGAATCCTGGGAGTCGCCAACAGATCTCGTACGGTCACCGATGCCATGCTCGCCCAGGACCTGCTGTACGGCGTCGTAGAGATTTCGCCGTCCGGCGCGCGAGTCGGTGTGCCCGGGGCGCACACCGGAGTCATGGTGGCGGCCCACGACCCCGCCGCCGTCGTGGCTGCCATCGCGGACCAGAACGTTCGGATCGTCACGATCACCGTCACGGAGCTCGGCTACACTTTCTCGTCCAAGACGGGCGCCCTCGATCTGGAATCAACTGCAGTGCAACAGGATCTATCACGGTCAGAGGTGCCGACCACCACGATCGGACAGCTGGCGCGGTCCCTGGCGGTACGGGCTCGAACTCACGGTGCTCCGATCACAGTGGCCAGCTGCGACAACCTGCTGGGAAACGGTGATCGCACCGCCGCTCTCGTACGCCAATTCCTCACCCGGTGCGGTGCGGACGATGTGATCGACTGGCTGGCAACGGCGGTGACGTTCCCCAATTCCATGGTCGATCGCATCGTCCCGTCCAGCAGATCGTCGTACGACGCCGAGTCCACCGCCGGATTGGGCGCTGTGGACACCATTGCCGTACCGGCGGAGCCGTTCACGATGTGGGTGATGGAGGACAAATTCGCCGCGGGGCGTCCCCAGTGGGAAGCCGGCGGTGCCGTGTTCGCCGAAGACGTCGAGCCGTACGAACTGATGAAAGTTCGGCTGCTCAACGGAACCCACTCTCTCATCGCATATCTCGGCGCACTCGACGGCTGCGCGACAATTCCGGACTCGATCGGTCGCCCTTTCGTCGAGGCTGCGGCCCGAGCAGTGCTGGTCGACGAGTATCTCCCGACCGTGCCCGTGCCGGACGGGGTGGACATCGACGACTACATCGCCCAGCTGTTCGTGCGGTGGTCCAACTCGGCTCTGGGTCACAAGACCGCGCAGGTCGGTTCCGACGGCTCGGCGAAGCTCGCGCAGAGAATTCCGACCCCAGTGCTCTACCATTTGCGCAACGGTGTTGTACCGCAATATCTCTCATTGACCTTGGCTGCGTACCTCTGCTGCATGTGCCCGCCAGACGGTTTCGACCCAGGCCGGCACGCCCGTGCGATGGCCGACCCCGCACGTGCGCGTTTGGCAGGACTTGCCGCCTCGGCAGCGTCCAGTGAGGATTTCGTCCGTTCGGTTCTCGAGCGCGGCGACATTCTCCCCATCGAGTTGACGCAGTTTCCCGAATTCATCACACGCACTGCGGAATTGGTGGATACTGTTGTTCGTCACGGTCCGATGGCCGCAGTGGTCGAAGCAGCGAGCTCATCGCTCCGCCCCGTCGTCACGGCATCCCGGACCACACTCGACTGA
- a CDS encoding MFS transporter: MDTTTEPSDSRRIAPAKHDPSAVRRAAWAGLIGTTLEQYDFVIYGTASALIFNKLFFPNISPAAGIIASFSAYAVGFLARPLGGLFFSRYGDRLGRKWVLVATLMLMGGATMAIGLLPTFEQVGLLAPVLLVLCRFFQGFGAGAEQSGGATLLTETAEIGKRGRLAALVMTGAALGTALGAIAWILAQLLPDDQLMSWGWRMVFLSSILVTIAAFIIRRKLNESPVFQELKAAQERPKAPVKEVFTNGKRPLFIVMFMTVGISAQSYTYQVFMASYMKNDIGVDATFIPKVLLIGAICGGIAAWGFGWLSDKVGRKPVYIGIVSLLVVLPFPTFMALNTGSHVLITVVMIIGFILACQGAVGVTMSYFPEMFGARYRYAGVTLGREFASVFGGGIAPLLCAALITAFSGSWVPVAVYMMIMAISVLVAASFAPETRDRDLTDPANATDPVLGKV; this comes from the coding sequence ATGGACACAACCACAGAACCGTCGGACTCTCGCCGAATCGCTCCGGCCAAGCACGATCCGTCTGCCGTACGTCGTGCAGCGTGGGCCGGTCTCATCGGCACCACACTCGAGCAGTACGACTTCGTCATCTACGGCACGGCGTCGGCGCTGATCTTCAACAAACTGTTCTTCCCCAACATCTCTCCGGCCGCGGGCATCATCGCGAGCTTCAGCGCGTATGCCGTCGGCTTCCTTGCTCGCCCCCTGGGCGGACTGTTCTTCTCCCGTTACGGCGACCGACTCGGCCGCAAGTGGGTTCTGGTCGCAACACTGATGCTGATGGGTGGCGCGACGATGGCCATCGGACTGCTGCCCACCTTCGAGCAGGTGGGGCTGCTGGCCCCGGTGTTGCTGGTGCTGTGCCGGTTCTTCCAAGGCTTCGGTGCCGGTGCGGAACAGTCGGGTGGCGCAACCCTTCTCACCGAGACTGCCGAGATAGGTAAACGCGGGAGACTCGCGGCCCTCGTCATGACCGGTGCGGCTCTCGGCACTGCGCTCGGAGCCATCGCGTGGATTCTGGCCCAATTGCTTCCCGACGATCAGTTGATGTCCTGGGGTTGGCGGATGGTCTTCCTCAGCAGCATTCTGGTCACCATTGCCGCGTTCATCATCAGACGCAAGCTCAACGAGTCCCCGGTCTTCCAAGAACTCAAGGCAGCTCAGGAGCGCCCCAAGGCACCGGTGAAGGAAGTGTTCACCAACGGCAAGCGCCCGCTGTTCATCGTCATGTTCATGACCGTCGGCATCAGTGCACAGTCCTACACCTATCAGGTGTTCATGGCCTCGTACATGAAGAACGACATCGGCGTCGATGCCACGTTCATCCCGAAGGTATTGCTCATCGGCGCGATCTGCGGCGGCATCGCGGCGTGGGGCTTCGGCTGGCTCTCGGACAAGGTGGGTCGCAAGCCGGTGTACATCGGCATCGTCAGCCTGCTCGTGGTCCTGCCCTTCCCGACCTTCATGGCATTGAACACCGGCTCGCACGTGTTGATCACAGTGGTGATGATCATCGGATTCATCCTGGCGTGCCAGGGTGCCGTCGGAGTCACCATGAGTTACTTCCCGGAGATGTTCGGAGCCCGATACCGTTACGCCGGAGTGACTTTGGGCCGTGAATTCGCATCGGTGTTCGGAGGCGGCATCGCCCCCCTGCTGTGCGCCGCTCTGATCACCGCGTTTTCCGGATCCTGGGTTCCCGTCGCCGTCTACATGATGATCATGGCGATCTCGGTGCTCGTGGCCGCGTCGTTCGCTCCGGAAACCCGAGACAGGGACCTGACCGATCCGGCCAATGCAACCGATCCCGTACTCGGCAAGGTCTGA
- a CDS encoding L-idonate 5-dehydrogenase translates to MTEAMQVPEKTVALIAHAADDLRLDTVVVTPAAPNEAIIAVAYGGICGSDLHYWQHGAAGQSVLKAPMRLGHEASGTVVRRAEDGSGPVEGTTVTVHPATPGGTGAKYPADRPNLSPGCRYMGSAAQVPHNDGLFIGHVAVPTRMLRALPKGLDLRIAALAEPASVAWHAVERAADVSGKTVLVVGTGPIGALIVAVAARAGAAHIVAADLEDYSLEVARALGAHRTIDARDTASIASVEADVTFECSGNHRGLASAIDGTMRGGRVVMVGLPPAGDQPVPVSLAITREIDLVGSFRFNDEMDDVIEALADGSLDVEAVITAEYPVAESLDAFALAADASRSSKVLLTF, encoded by the coding sequence ATGACCGAAGCAATGCAGGTTCCGGAGAAGACCGTTGCCCTGATCGCTCACGCCGCCGACGATCTTCGTCTCGACACCGTGGTCGTGACACCCGCGGCACCGAACGAGGCCATCATTGCCGTCGCTTACGGCGGGATCTGCGGCTCGGATCTCCACTACTGGCAGCACGGCGCGGCAGGACAATCGGTGTTGAAAGCGCCGATGAGGTTGGGCCACGAGGCATCGGGAACGGTGGTTCGCCGGGCCGAGGACGGCAGCGGCCCCGTCGAGGGCACCACGGTGACGGTCCACCCGGCAACACCGGGCGGAACGGGCGCGAAGTATCCGGCGGATCGTCCGAACCTCTCGCCCGGGTGCCGGTACATGGGCAGCGCCGCGCAGGTACCGCACAACGACGGACTCTTCATCGGGCATGTCGCCGTCCCGACACGGATGCTCAGAGCATTGCCCAAGGGACTCGATCTGAGGATCGCAGCGTTGGCCGAGCCTGCGAGCGTCGCTTGGCACGCCGTCGAGCGCGCCGCCGACGTCTCGGGCAAGACCGTCCTCGTCGTGGGCACCGGCCCGATCGGTGCCCTCATCGTGGCGGTCGCCGCGCGGGCGGGCGCGGCACACATAGTGGCGGCCGACCTGGAGGACTACTCGCTCGAGGTGGCACGTGCGCTCGGTGCGCATCGAACGATCGATGCTCGCGACACCGCCTCGATCGCCTCGGTGGAGGCGGACGTCACGTTCGAGTGCTCGGGCAACCACCGCGGGCTGGCTTCGGCGATCGACGGCACCATGCGCGGCGGGCGAGTGGTGATGGTGGGGCTACCTCCGGCGGGGGATCAGCCGGTGCCGGTGTCGCTGGCGATCACCCGCGAGATAGACCTGGTCGGTTCGTTCCGTTTCAACGACGAGATGGACGATGTCATCGAGGCTTTGGCGGACGGCTCTCTCGACGTCGAAGCCGTCATCACTGCGGAGTATCCCGTGGCGGAGTCGCTCGACGCCTTTGCGCTGGCTGCGGACGCGTCTCGATCGAGCAAGGTCCTACTGACCTTCTGA
- a CDS encoding glycosyltransferase family 4 protein has protein sequence MTEESTVLFLAHTGQVSGAEKVLLDLIDEAERRGHDTVIACPNGPLADRVPRTTRHIPIGELGLGGERGAARGIAAMRMFARWFTASRSVRTIARAPGTATVVNSLFALPVAALSRPPRGASWLVHDTMTSLKQRLVVRYARSAIRVAVSVSEATAVPLRAAGLPVVVSHNGVTWPVPRFGGELHSPPVVGILALLTPWKGHRILLDAVATLPDVRVELAGGSFPGDREYVAELHERASRPDLAGRVEFLGHTDAPSALRRWDVVVSASTSPEAGPLSVLEAMSYGLPVIGTDHGGTHEFLADGAGILVAPGDAAALAGAISTVIGDSDRRRALGSAARYRVASRHDIGETLPELLARLTS, from the coding sequence ATGACCGAAGAATCGACAGTGCTGTTCCTGGCCCACACCGGGCAGGTCTCCGGTGCCGAGAAGGTCCTGCTGGACTTGATCGACGAGGCCGAGCGCCGCGGCCACGACACTGTGATCGCGTGTCCGAACGGCCCACTGGCCGATCGCGTCCCCAGGACGACGCGACACATCCCCATCGGCGAACTCGGTCTCGGTGGCGAACGAGGTGCGGCCAGAGGGATCGCGGCGATGCGGATGTTCGCGAGGTGGTTCACCGCATCACGTTCGGTGCGCACGATTGCCCGCGCGCCGGGTACGGCCACAGTCGTCAACTCGCTCTTCGCCCTCCCCGTCGCCGCATTGTCCCGCCCGCCCCGCGGTGCCTCATGGCTGGTCCACGACACCATGACGTCCCTCAAGCAACGTCTGGTAGTTCGCTACGCCCGCTCCGCAATTCGGGTGGCGGTTTCCGTATCGGAAGCCACTGCGGTACCTCTCCGTGCGGCCGGCCTTCCGGTCGTGGTCTCGCACAACGGAGTCACGTGGCCGGTACCGCGTTTCGGCGGCGAGCTGCATTCCCCGCCGGTTGTCGGCATACTCGCCCTCCTCACGCCGTGGAAGGGCCATCGGATACTGCTCGACGCCGTGGCCACCCTCCCCGATGTTCGTGTCGAACTGGCAGGGGGCAGCTTCCCCGGTGACCGCGAGTACGTCGCGGAACTCCACGAGCGAGCGTCTCGACCCGACCTCGCGGGCCGTGTCGAGTTCCTCGGACACACCGATGCCCCATCGGCACTGCGCAGATGGGATGTGGTCGTCTCGGCAAGTACGTCACCGGAGGCCGGTCCGTTGTCGGTGCTCGAAGCAATGTCGTACGGACTGCCGGTGATCGGAACCGACCACGGTGGCACCCACGAGTTCCTCGCCGACGGTGCCGGAATTCTCGTCGCACCCGGTGACGCTGCGGCCCTCGCCGGTGCAATCTCGACCGTCATCGGCGATTCGGATCGACGTCGCGCTCTCGGCAGCGCCGCAAGATACCGCGTCGCGAGCCGCCACGACATCGGTGAGACGCTCCCCGAACTGTTGGCACGCCTGACCAGCTGA